A genomic stretch from Sulfurovum riftiae includes:
- a CDS encoding polyribonucleotide nucleotidyltransferase, translating into MSEQIIEINLNNLDEKYEFDKIAKQASGAVMYRQGKAVLIAAVAVDEKAVDEDFLPLTVQYMERSYAAAKIPGGFIKRETKPGDFETLTSRIVDRSLRPLFPKGFHYPVTISVMVVSADSEVDMQVAALHAANAALYVSDISVQRSIAAVRVGKIDEKLVINPTLSQQDESVLDLLVVGSEKDIIMIEMRTMASEKIDDIEVDMIDPMMGGMPLILEHQECNELNNDDLVEAIALAGNAIEEASMTFEKEFAPLMREGLGLELAEEKVDETLYTYIEDNYREAVEKAIAHMAKSERSTELKKIRANIMAALEAEGKEASKEVVSKVLEKYKATIVRAMILEKGMRADGRGLDEVRPITIETNILPSVHGSCLFTRGQTQALVTATLGDKKDAQMFELITDKNTQSENFMVHYNFPGYSVGDAKFIGAPGRRELGHGNLAKRALEPVLPLGYDGTIRLVSEILESNGSSSMATICGGALALRAAEVEMVELVAGIAMGLVTDGQKYAVLTDIMGLEDHDGDMDFKIAGTRKGITALQMDIKLGGIDLSILKDALEKAAKGKEHILDLMEEAEQNMAASQALPSTEFFSVHPGKIADIIGKAGATIRDIIEKFEVSIDLDRDKGGVKLSGHDKEKVAAAKEHIEKIANAPLKKQMSYEVGKSYQGKVKRIVDFGVFVEMPDGFDALLHISKVAKERVNDLHERYHEGDDITVVVMEQKGKKVELATPEYLA; encoded by the coding sequence ATGAGTGAACAGATAATCGAGATCAACCTGAACAATCTTGACGAAAAATATGAATTTGACAAAATAGCCAAACAGGCGAGCGGTGCAGTAATGTACAGACAGGGGAAAGCGGTACTCATCGCTGCGGTTGCCGTAGATGAAAAAGCGGTGGATGAAGATTTTCTTCCTTTGACGGTACAGTATATGGAACGCTCTTACGCGGCAGCGAAGATACCCGGAGGATTCATCAAGAGGGAGACGAAACCCGGTGATTTCGAAACACTTACTTCCCGTATCGTCGACCGTTCACTGCGACCGCTTTTTCCCAAGGGATTCCACTATCCGGTAACGATATCGGTCATGGTCGTCAGTGCCGACAGCGAGGTCGATATGCAGGTGGCTGCGCTCCATGCAGCCAATGCCGCGCTCTATGTCTCAGATATTTCGGTACAGAGAAGTATTGCAGCTGTCAGAGTAGGAAAGATCGATGAGAAATTGGTAATCAACCCGACCCTGAGCCAGCAGGATGAGAGTGTGCTTGATCTGCTTGTGGTAGGTTCGGAAAAAGATATCATCATGATAGAGATGCGAACGATGGCATCAGAAAAGATCGATGATATCGAAGTCGATATGATCGATCCGATGATGGGAGGAATGCCGTTGATCCTTGAGCATCAGGAGTGCAATGAACTTAACAACGACGATCTTGTCGAAGCGATCGCCCTGGCCGGTAATGCCATCGAAGAAGCAAGTATGACGTTCGAAAAAGAGTTCGCACCACTGATGCGGGAAGGGCTTGGGCTTGAACTGGCTGAAGAGAAAGTAGATGAAACACTCTATACCTATATAGAGGACAACTATCGTGAAGCGGTGGAGAAGGCGATAGCGCATATGGCCAAGAGCGAACGTTCCACAGAACTAAAGAAGATACGTGCGAACATTATGGCAGCTTTGGAGGCTGAAGGGAAGGAAGCGTCCAAAGAGGTGGTTTCAAAAGTACTTGAAAAATACAAAGCTACGATCGTGCGTGCGATGATACTGGAGAAAGGGATGCGTGCGGACGGAAGAGGGCTCGATGAGGTCAGACCGATCACCATCGAGACGAATATTCTTCCTTCGGTACACGGTTCCTGTCTCTTTACGCGAGGACAGACGCAGGCACTCGTGACCGCTACGTTGGGGGACAAGAAAGATGCCCAGATGTTCGAACTGATCACTGACAAGAACACACAGTCCGAGAACTTCATGGTACATTACAACTTCCCGGGCTACTCGGTAGGGGATGCCAAATTCATTGGCGCACCGGGACGCAGGGAACTGGGACACGGCAATCTTGCAAAAAGAGCGCTTGAACCGGTACTACCGCTTGGGTATGACGGAACGATCCGCCTGGTCTCGGAAATACTGGAAAGTAACGGCTCCTCCTCCATGGCGACCATCTGTGGAGGTGCTTTGGCGCTCAGAGCGGCAGAAGTCGAGATGGTGGAACTTGTTGCAGGCATCGCTATGGGGCTTGTGACAGACGGTCAAAAGTATGCGGTACTTACTGACATTATGGGACTCGAAGACCATGATGGCGATATGGACTTCAAGATAGCAGGAACCAGAAAAGGTATCACCGCACTTCAGATGGATATCAAACTGGGTGGGATCGACCTTTCCATTCTCAAAGATGCACTTGAAAAAGCGGCCAAAGGAAAAGAGCATATCCTGGACCTGATGGAAGAGGCTGAACAGAATATGGCTGCCAGCCAGGCACTTCCGAGTACAGAGTTCTTCTCGGTACATCCCGGAAAGATCGCAGACATCATCGGTAAAGCAGGTGCTACGATACGTGATATCATAGAGAAATTCGAAGTGAGTATCGACCTTGACCGTGACAAAGGCGGAGTGAAGCTTTCGGGACATGACAAAGAGAAGGTAGCGGCGGCCAAAGAGCATATCGAGAAGATCGCCAATGCGCCTCTCAAGAAACAGATGAGTTATGAAGTCGGAAAGAGTTATCAGGGAAAGGTCAAGCGTATTGTGGACTTTGGTGTCTTCGTTGAAATGCCGGATGGTTTCGATGCACTGCTGCACATTTCAAAAGTAGCCAAAGAACGTGTGAACGATCTGCACGAACGATACCATGAGGGTGATGACATTACGGTTGTGGTGATGGAACAGAAAGGGAAGAAAGTAGAGTTGGCTACGCCGGAGTATCTGGCGTAA
- a CDS encoding phosphoribosyltransferase, with amino-acid sequence MQNSSNHDIYFENRKDAADKLIETLPLELLQNNETVVIGVSEGGVFFADQIAKATGGKMELLLTEPIMAPNNDELAIAMISETEDLVMHKALIEAFDISEDYVYAEAERKYEEAVLSYVYKYRKGKGLTSLKGKYVVLTDECIETGLTMMVALKSVIGEEAKNIYIATPILDTVVYQNLLSVCDGVFCPYKIQDYISIEYYYKEFGPLAYEDVMQIVEQQNITTPKV; translated from the coding sequence ATGCAGAACAGTTCAAACCATGATATCTATTTTGAGAACCGAAAAGATGCCGCCGACAAGCTCATAGAGACCTTGCCGCTCGAGCTGCTTCAAAACAATGAGACAGTCGTTATCGGAGTGAGCGAAGGCGGTGTCTTTTTTGCCGACCAGATCGCCAAGGCGACCGGTGGAAAGATGGAACTGCTTCTGACGGAGCCTATTATGGCACCCAACAATGATGAACTGGCCATCGCAATGATCTCGGAGACGGAAGACCTGGTCATGCATAAAGCATTGATCGAAGCGTTTGACATCAGTGAGGATTATGTCTATGCAGAAGCGGAAAGGAAGTATGAAGAAGCGGTCCTCTCTTACGTCTACAAGTATAGAAAAGGCAAAGGCCTGACCTCTCTGAAAGGAAAATATGTCGTATTGACGGATGAGTGCATAGAGACGGGCCTGACCATGATGGTGGCACTCAAGTCTGTGATTGGAGAAGAGGCGAAGAATATCTATATCGCCACACCGATACTGGATACTGTGGTCTATCAGAACCTGCTTTCGGTCTGTGACGGTGTCTTCTGCCCTTATAAGATCCAGGACTATATTTCGATAGAATACTATTATAAAGAGTTCGGTCCTCTGGCATATGAAGATGTCATGCAGATCGTTGAACAGCAGAACATAACAACACCCAAAGTGTGA
- a CDS encoding J domain-containing protein — protein sequence MTPIEEIENALETLGLPKLVTKADIKRQYRYIAKKHHPDLGGDPQEMERINHAYRLLMKYIEEFRYTFDENEVSKQFPGAQHAEQFKP from the coding sequence ATGACACCTATAGAAGAGATCGAAAATGCACTGGAGACACTTGGCCTTCCCAAACTGGTCACCAAAGCCGATATCAAACGGCAGTACAGATATATCGCTAAAAAACACCATCCAGACCTTGGCGGTGATCCTCAGGAAATGGAGCGAATCAATCATGCATACAGGCTTTTGATGAAGTATATAGAAGAGTTTCGTTATACTTTTGATGAGAATGAAGTGAGTAAACAATTCCCCGGAGCGCAACATGCAGAACAGTTCAAACCATGA
- a CDS encoding L,D-transpeptidase, with translation MKKFLTIGIGLLLSAQFVLAGDPTSRVFPLSKSKFAVVHNGQEKIVDLSGQDYIVVSLREKGADGIAYAIDRDGVVWWGAPISSGAKGHETPSGIFTIFRKERFYMSKAHPDPKGINNMDFSLWFTQQGHAIHMGNDDGMSHGCIHVGAKGAATMFNWAKKNHTKVVVTREHYLPFVYYDLKKSGYDEKKVKKGYIKEYLKRMKPIKPHMDN, from the coding sequence ATGAAAAAATTCTTGACGATCGGCATCGGGTTGCTACTCTCTGCACAATTCGTTCTTGCAGGAGATCCAACCAGCAGGGTATTCCCTCTGAGTAAAAGCAAATTTGCCGTAGTACACAATGGACAGGAGAAGATCGTAGATCTTAGCGGCCAGGATTATATTGTGGTCTCACTCAGGGAAAAAGGCGCAGATGGTATTGCATATGCAATAGACAGGGATGGCGTCGTCTGGTGGGGTGCACCGATCTCTTCAGGTGCCAAAGGACATGAAACACCTTCGGGTATTTTTACTATCTTCAGAAAAGAGCGCTTCTATATGTCCAAAGCACATCCGGACCCCAAAGGGATCAACAATATGGACTTTTCACTCTGGTTCACACAACAGGGACACGCGATCCACATGGGAAATGACGACGGTATGTCCCATGGCTGTATCCATGTGGGTGCCAAAGGTGCTGCAACCATGTTCAACTGGGCCAAGAAGAACCATACCAAAGTGGTCGTGACCAGAGAGCACTATCTTCCTTTCGTCTATTACGATCTGAAAAAAAGCGGGTATGATGAAAAAAAGGTAAAAAAAGGATATATCAAAGAGTATCTTAAAAGAATGAAACCCATAAAACCACACATGGACAACTAA
- a CDS encoding LPS-assembly protein LptD gives MFKRLFLLLWLTRSLLAVEEGSAPLHDKIEITAKKLTSTKSTVTAKDGVVVYYQDSVIRADSAHYNKETKLLVLDGNIEMIGYQGTKEHMKHLEIHTDTKEVAFEELFFISRNDVWLFTQKANKKDGNYTFGETILSSCEVTDPTWKMVASRAVYDSKAKYMKTYDAKMYFKDVPVFYTPYMAFSTDRERKSGLLFPFVGYRENEGFIYEQPIYWAINASMDLEVNPQIRTKRGYGMYGTFRFVDSDHSSGGIRLGYFRDTKDFQEREGTKEIDHYGFEMRYDSTKIISDLFPEGFTDELYLDAIYLNDIEYLNLQQSQFSTFGQVPIQESRLNYFLANDEYYLGVNAKYFIDTRLADNDKTIQQLPVIQLHKYLDRLIWDNLTYSLDLQLKNFDRLEGSTMKQAEMKVPFEFTTAFLDDFVNLSLGETLYYNKSYFGNGEYTYNDFQYFNNYHSAKLFSDLTRKYESFIHVMQPSIEYILPGSEYQSPVDFDDLSKEQKELFVVSPREELYALSLSHYFYDTDMNLKFFQRISQRYYTDREYELADIKNEMQYNWKKWQFYSDITYAWEFSEIRESSTRVSLNEHNYNFSLSHTFKQQLSDESITVSANDINLNFGYSWDDHFRLHGGLTYNIDTSESKQWLFGGRYKQDCWGVTAALRQDITPRPQKESTIENSFYIQFDFTPFVSLGSASFN, from the coding sequence ATAGAGATCACAGCGAAAAAACTGACTTCGACAAAGAGTACGGTCACCGCCAAAGACGGTGTCGTGGTCTATTACCAGGATTCCGTAATCAGGGCCGACAGTGCACACTACAATAAAGAGACAAAGCTCCTGGTACTTGACGGCAATATAGAGATGATCGGCTATCAGGGGACCAAAGAGCATATGAAGCATCTGGAGATCCATACCGATACCAAAGAGGTGGCTTTCGAAGAACTTTTTTTCATCAGCAGGAACGATGTATGGCTCTTTACGCAAAAAGCGAACAAAAAGGACGGAAACTATACCTTTGGAGAGACCATACTCTCAAGCTGCGAAGTCACGGATCCGACCTGGAAAATGGTTGCTTCACGTGCAGTCTATGACAGCAAGGCGAAATACATGAAAACGTATGATGCCAAGATGTATTTCAAAGATGTTCCGGTCTTCTATACGCCCTATATGGCATTCTCTACCGACAGAGAGAGAAAGTCGGGGCTGCTTTTCCCCTTTGTTGGTTACAGGGAAAATGAAGGCTTCATCTATGAACAGCCGATCTACTGGGCAATCAATGCAAGTATGGACCTTGAGGTCAATCCGCAGATCCGTACAAAAAGAGGGTATGGTATGTACGGTACCTTCCGTTTTGTCGACAGTGACCACTCATCCGGTGGTATCAGGCTTGGGTATTTCAGGGATACAAAGGATTTTCAGGAAAGAGAAGGTACAAAGGAGATCGACCACTACGGATTTGAAATGAGATATGACTCAACGAAGATCATCAGCGATCTTTTTCCTGAAGGCTTTACAGATGAACTCTATCTCGATGCCATTTATTTGAACGATATTGAATACCTTAACCTTCAGCAGAGTCAGTTCAGTACATTCGGGCAGGTACCGATCCAGGAATCCAGACTCAATTATTTTCTGGCAAATGACGAATACTATTTGGGTGTGAATGCCAAATATTTCATCGATACCAGGCTGGCAGACAATGACAAGACCATCCAGCAGCTTCCGGTGATACAACTGCATAAGTATCTTGACCGCCTTATATGGGACAACCTGACCTATAGTCTCGATCTTCAGCTGAAGAACTTTGACCGGCTTGAAGGATCTACTATGAAGCAGGCTGAGATGAAAGTCCCTTTTGAGTTCACGACGGCATTCCTGGATGATTTCGTCAATCTCTCTCTTGGAGAGACGCTTTACTACAACAAGTCATACTTTGGCAACGGGGAATACACCTATAACGATTTTCAGTATTTCAACAATTACCACAGTGCCAAACTCTTTTCTGATCTGACGAGAAAATATGAGAGCTTTATTCATGTGATGCAGCCTTCGATCGAATACATACTTCCCGGTTCGGAATATCAAAGTCCGGTCGATTTTGATGATCTCAGCAAGGAGCAGAAAGAACTTTTTGTCGTAAGCCCCAGGGAAGAGCTCTATGCTTTGTCCCTCAGTCACTACTTCTACGATACAGATATGAATCTGAAATTTTTCCAGAGAATCTCCCAGCGTTATTATACTGACAGGGAGTACGAGCTTGCGGATATTAAAAATGAAATGCAGTACAACTGGAAGAAATGGCAATTTTACAGCGACATCACCTATGCCTGGGAATTCAGTGAGATACGTGAATCCTCCACCCGTGTCTCCCTCAATGAACATAACTATAATTTCTCTCTGAGCCATACCTTCAAGCAGCAGCTATCCGATGAGAGCATCACCGTATCGGCCAACGATATCAATCTCAATTTCGGATACAGCTGGGATGACCATTTTCGTTTGCATGGCGGACTGACCTATAACATTGATACTTCCGAGAGTAAACAGTGGCTTTTTGGCGGCCGATACAAGCAGGACTGCTGGGGCGTGACCGCAGCTTTGCGACAGGATATCACGCCAAGGCCGCAGAAGGAGTCAACAATAGAAAACAGTTTTTACATCCAATTTGATTTTACACCGTTCGTCAGTCTCGGGTCAGCGAGTTTCAATTGA